TAAAACCTTCACTCTTTGTATTAGTTACACAAATGCAAGGCATTCTGTATCTTTTTCAATGCTTTTTAAATTTATAAGCAGATTTCTATTAATAATGTATTACTAGTGGAAAACTACTGTGTTCCATTCTCCAAGATTAAGAAATTGTAATTAATAATTTTAACAAGGGGGATTCAAAATGAAATGGTGGTTTACAAGACAGTTATATATTCAAATAGCTATATGCACAATAATTGGTATTGCTATAGGTTTAATCTTCGGGACAAATGCTTCGATATTAAAGCCTATTGGGGATATTTTTATTAGACTTCTCCAATTTCTTGTAGTGCCTTTAACATTCTTCTGTTTGATTGCTGGAATTACAAAAATGGAAGATATGCGCTCTTTTAGGTCTGTTGGGGGGAAAATAGGTTTATATTTCGTTGCTACTAGTCTACTAGCTACCTTAGTCGGAGTAATCATAGCATTGATACTTGGACCAGGTAAAGGTACCGTAGGATTACTAGAGTCTACTGAAAATGTTGAGCCAGTTGAATTTAGTTTTATTAATCAGGTTATTGGATGGTTTCCAACAAACATAGTTCAATCAATGTCTGAGACTAATATGCTTCAAATAATTATAGCGGCAATCATTATAGGTGTAGGCTTGCTTGCATTAGGTGACCACGCATCCGGCTTAAGAAAGTTAGCTAACGAAGGCTCCGATTTAATGATTAAGATTACAGAATTTTTAATGTACCTCTCTCCTTATGGCATTTTAGCGTTAGTTGCAAACATGACAGGTACATTAGGCACAGATTTACTTGCAGAGGTCGGCATCTTTATTATTTCTGATTATCTTTCTTTATTAATTGTTTTATTTATCATATATCCTCTAATTTTGAAGTTATTTGCGCGAAAAAACCCTCTAGGATTTTACAAGAAAGTTTCACCCGTCATGTTAGTTGCTGCCAGCACAACTTCTAGTAATGCAACTTTACCTGTTTCAATGAATGTCGCAAAAAATAGCCTGGGTATCCCAGAAAAAATTTATGGTTTCACCCTCCCTCTTGGAGCAACAGTCAATATGGATGGAATGGCAGTAGCATTAGGGGTCATATCGGTTTTCGCATCAAATTTATATGGAATACCTATTACATTTTCTTCAATCTTCCAATTTGTATTTCTTGGATTAGCCCTTTCAATCGGTGCTGCAGGTGTTAAAGGTGCCGGAGTTATCATGTCGACGGTACTACTATCTACTATTGGTCTTCCACTTACTCTTGTACCAATATTAGCGGCAATCTGGCCTATTATTGACATCGGACATACAACAACCAATGTAGTAGGTGATTTGACTGGAACTACTGTTGTAGCCTCCCAGTTAGAGATGGTTGATATGGAAGTTTTTGAAGATGTCCCACAAGTTGAAAATGAACGTACTTTGGAGAAGGTTTAATATGTTTCACAGTTATGAAAAATACACGCTTAGGAGGAATAATAATGAGCAACCAAAATACTGGCGCCTTATTCCATGCTGATTTACAAAAAGAAATTAAAGAGAAATTTTACTATGTAGATCAAGATCATTTAGGAAGAAAAAGACTCTTCTTCGAAAATTCAGGGGGATCACTACGTTTAAAGTCTGCAGTAGAAGCTAAAGAGCAATTTGAAAAAATCCCTGATTGTCCAGATAGAAATCATGATACATCAAAAATGCTTCAAAAAGTTAAAGAAGAAGGTATACGCGATATTCTACAAATAATTTGTGGCGCAAAAAGTGGTGCATTAGTAACTGAACTAACTGCATCTCAGGTAATGTTTCAAATAACACGAACAATAATTGAAAATGTCCCTGGAACTAACGTTGTTACTACTTCCATAGAGCATCCATCGGCTTATGATTCTGCACAATATTATGCCGAAAAAACAGGAAAAGAGTTTCGTGTTGCTATGGCAAACCCTATAACAGGTGGCGTAGATACAGAGGAAATTTTAAAACATATTGATGAAAATACATGTTTATTGAGCGTAATTAGTGCATCGAACATTTCGGGTAATATATTAAATATAGAAGAGATTGTAAGAGAAGCTAGAAAAATCAAACCTGATTTATACATTATTTCTGATGCAGTACAACATATGCCTCATGGTGTATTAGAAGTAGATAAATATCAACTAGACGGCGTCAATTTTGCTCCTTATAAAGCATTTGGTATAAGAGGTTGTGGATATGGATATATCTCAGATCGGGTTGCCAAACTTCCACATCATAAATTATTAGCAAAACCTGAAAATGAATGGGAGCTTGGGTCATTTCCACATTCAAATTTCGCAGCAATCAGTGCAGTAGTAGATTATGTTTGCTGGATTGGTGAACAATTTACAGACTCTAAAGACAGACGTAGTTTATATGTTGAAGGCATGAATCGTATTCACCTTCACGAAAGAGCATTATTATATCGTTTGTTGGAAGGAACAAACGAAGTACCGGGATTACGTTATATTAATGGCGTGAATGTTTTGTTAGATACAGAGGATCTACATGATCGAGATTTGATTTCAGCAATTAGCATAGATGGTATAGGTTATACCGAAGCAGTAGCCCAATATTACAAACGCGGAGTTACGGTATTCGAACGAATAAATACAAGTCTGTATTCTAAACGGATTGTTGAATCATTAGGCATAGATGGGGCTATTCGGGTTTCACCGTTACATTGTCATGATGCAAACGATATAGATGAATTTTTAAAGATTACTTCTGAATTAGCTCAAGACATCCCAAGTATATTAGTGAAAGCATAAACGCCTAACATCATACAGATAATTACAATTCAAAAAACTCACAAACATTAAAGTCTGTGAGTTTTTTTGTTTGTACTTAAACGTTAGCAATGTAATGTTATTATTCAAATAACAGCCGTCACATTTTTTATATTTCGACCAGCTTATTTTCCTGAATCGTTAATACCGACGATAATAGTTTCTTTGTATAGGCATGTTTAGGTGTTTCGAAAATATCTTTTGTTTTACCCACTTCAACTATTTCCCCTTTATACATTACCGCTACTCTTTCACACATATAACGAATAACAGACATATTGTGAGAAATAAACATGTAAGTTAGTTTTCTTTCTTTCTGCAATTCTTTTAATAAATTTAATACTTGGGCTTGAACAGATACGTCAAGTGCTGACGTTGGTTCATCTAATACGATAAAAGAAGGATCGGTTATTAAAGCCCGCGCAATAGCAATACGCTGTCTTTGTCCTCCACTAAATTCATGAGGGAGACGATCGAGATGCTCTTCTTTTAATCCAACACGCTTAATTAGTTGAATTAATTTGTCCGATTGTCCTTTTATCTTCCTTTCCGATTTAGGTAAGGCTAATAAAGGCTCCAAAATAATATCCTTCACTCGCATCCTCGGGTCAAGGGAGCTTTGTGGATCTTGGAAAACAGTTTGAATTTCACCTGGTCTTACCCGAGTGTATTTGTTTCTGTTCCACAATGACTTCCCCTGATAGGTAATCGTACCGCTTGTTGGAGCTTCAAGACCAATAATCATTTTTCCTAGCGTACTTTTTCCTGAACCAGACTCACCTACTATGCCCAATATTTCTCCCTCTTGAATTGTTAAATTCATGGATTGGACAGCCTTCATGCTTTGACTAGCAGTAGTATATACTTTTTCAACCTGAGTAATTTCAATCATACAGTCACCTTCTCTAACCAGCATGAGACCTGATGTCCTACTCCACTTTCCCTTAGTCCTGGATGTTCTTTTCTACAAATATCCATCACTTGTTGACATCTATCGGAAAAGGCACATCCGGTAGGACGGTTCAATAAATTCGGCGGTTCACCTTCAATTGCTTGGAGCGGCTCATGCGGTTCCACCGAATCAGGTAAAGCTTGGAGAAGGGATTTTGTATAAGGGTGGCAAGGTTGATGTAGTACCTCCTCTGTATTCCCACTTTCAACTACTTCCCCAGCATACATAACAATAATTTTTTCACAAATATTAGCGACAACACCTAGATCATGAGTAATAAATAAAACAGAGGTTCCTCTCTTTTCATTTAACTCTTTTATTAAATTAATAATTTCATATTGAATCGTCACATCTAAGGCTGTTGTTGGTTCATCTGCAATTAACAAATTTGGTGGCGCTGCCATTGCAAGGGCAATGACAACTCGCTGACGCATTCCACCACTTAATTCAAAGGGATATTTTTGGGCAACGAGTTCTGGGTTATCGATATGAACTTCCTTCAATGCTTGAATAACCGCTTCTTTTGCTTCCTGTTTAGATAACTTACGATGCTTCTTTATTACATTGTACAATTGTTTTCCGATTTTCATCGTTGGTTGAAGGGCTGTCATCGGTTCTTGAAAGACCATTCCAATTTCTTTTCCTCTTAAGGCCTGTATTTCCTGTTTTTCTAACTGTAATAGATTCAATCCATTATATAAAATTTCACCTTGAGCAATCATAGCGTTCTCTTCAAGCAATCCTAAAATTGATAAAGCTGTAATGGATTTACCTGAACCTGATTCGCCAACAATTCCTACGATTTCTCCTTGGTTTACTTTAAGATTCATATTTTTCAAGGCTTCAGTTGTGCCACGCATTCCTTTAAAATGTACATGCAAATTTTTGATTTCAAGTAACAACACATCCGCCTCCTAACGCGCTGACTTTGGATCCAGTACATCTCGGATTCCATCACCAATTAGATTTAGCGCTCCTGCTGCTAAAAATAAAAATACACCAGGAAATACAGGGTACCACCAATAAGTTAAAAGGTATGTCCAACCAATACTAATCATAGCTCCCCATTCGGGAGTTGGAGGTTGTGCACCTAAACCTAAGAAGCCAAGCGTTGCAATGAGTAAAATGGTATCTCCCACATCTAAAGTCGCCTGAATAATAACAGGAGCAATAGCATTAGGAATAATATGTTTGATTAGTATAATACCCTTATTTATTCCAAAAGTTTCAGCAGCCTTTACAAAGAGCTTCTCTTTCAGCCCAAGAGCTTCTGCACGAGCTAATCGTATATAAACCGGGACTTTTACGATTGCAATAGCAATCATCGCATTTTGTAAATTAGGTCCTAAGACAGCCGCAAGAGCCATAGCTAAGATTAAACTTGGAAAGGCTAAGACCATATCGACAAATCGCATAATAATAGTATCAACAGCGCCGCCAATATAGCCTGAAATTGAACCAATCACAATTCCTATTAAAGACGCTATTGCTATGACTAATAGACCCACTCCAAGTGACAATCTTGCTCCATAAAAAATTCTTGTAAAGATATCTCTTCCGACCTCATCGGTTCCAAACCAATGATCTGCCGAAGGAGGTTTAAATTTATTAACGAGGTCAATCTTATCTGGGTCATAGGGAGAAATAAAGGGTACTAGAAATGAAAATAATACAATCACTCCTAGAATAATAATGCCTACCCAGGTCATTTTATTTTGTTTTAATTTATACCAGAAAGGGTTATTCTTTATAGTTTGTGATTTTGGAAGTATAGTTTGCTCCATGAAATCCCCCTCATCGTTTTAACTGTGGATTTAATAAACCATAAATAATATCCACAATTAAGTTAATTAAGACATAGCCGATACTAATAACGATAGTAAAGCCCATCATTGCTGGAAAGTCTAAATATTCAATCGAGTCGACAACAAATTTACCCATACCTGGCCAACCAAAAATTGTCTCAGTAACAACAGCTCCGCCTAGTAATGAACCAAAAGCGACTCCTATCACTGTAACCGTTGGAATTAATGCATTTCTCAGTGCATATGAAATGATAAGAAGACGACCTTTTATACCGTTTGCTATAGCCGTTCGTATATATTCCTGATTCATTACTTCAAGCATACTTGCGCGTACTTGTCTTGTAATAATTGCTAGTTGTGCATATGACAATACTAAAGCTGGTAGAAGTATGTGCTGTAGGCTACTTTTCAACGCAGCCATGTCAAAGGTTAATAGACTATCAATAATATAAAACCCTGTAATATGTGTAGGTGGGTTTAAATCAACCGAAATCCTACCATTCGATGGTAGCCACCCTAATATGCCATAAAAAAATAAAATGGCAATTAATCCACTAAAGAACACTGGAATGGACACTCCACCTATTGAAAAAACTCGACTTAAATGATCCCAAAATGTATTTTTCTTTATGGCTGCTAGTACTCCTAGAGGTATACCTATTAAAATAGCAATAATAAATGCCACAATTGCTAATTCAAGAGTTGCTGGAAAAAATGTCATGAGGTCTTCGACTACTGGTCGTTGCGTACGGATTGAAGTTCCTAAATCCCCACTCAATAAATCACTCATATAATAGAAATATTGGATCCAGACTGGCTGGTCCAGACCCAATTGCGCTCGAATTGATTGTAATGTTTCT
Above is a genomic segment from Lysinibacillus sp. PLM2 containing:
- a CDS encoding proton/glutamate symporter translates to MKWWFTRQLYIQIAICTIIGIAIGLIFGTNASILKPIGDIFIRLLQFLVVPLTFFCLIAGITKMEDMRSFRSVGGKIGLYFVATSLLATLVGVIIALILGPGKGTVGLLESTENVEPVEFSFINQVIGWFPTNIVQSMSETNMLQIIIAAIIIGVGLLALGDHASGLRKLANEGSDLMIKITEFLMYLSPYGILALVANMTGTLGTDLLAEVGIFIISDYLSLLIVLFIIYPLILKLFARKNPLGFYKKVSPVMLVAASTTSSNATLPVSMNVAKNSLGIPEKIYGFTLPLGATVNMDGMAVALGVISVFASNLYGIPITFSSIFQFVFLGLALSIGAAGVKGAGVIMSTVLLSTIGLPLTLVPILAAIWPIIDIGHTTTNVVGDLTGTTVVASQLEMVDMEVFEDVPQVENERTLEKV
- a CDS encoding ABC transporter ATP-binding protein; this translates as MLLEIKNLHVHFKGMRGTTEALKNMNLKVNQGEIVGIVGESGSGKSITALSILGLLEENAMIAQGEILYNGLNLLQLEKQEIQALRGKEIGMVFQEPMTALQPTMKIGKQLYNVIKKHRKLSKQEAKEAVIQALKEVHIDNPELVAQKYPFELSGGMRQRVVIALAMAAPPNLLIADEPTTALDVTIQYEIINLIKELNEKRGTSVLFITHDLGVVANICEKIIVMYAGEVVESGNTEEVLHQPCHPYTKSLLQALPDSVEPHEPLQAIEGEPPNLLNRPTGCAFSDRCQQVMDICRKEHPGLRESGVGHQVSCWLEKVTV
- a CDS encoding cytochrome c550, whose product is MEQTILPKSQTIKNNPFWYKLKQNKMTWVGIIILGVIVLFSFLVPFISPYDPDKIDLVNKFKPPSADHWFGTDEVGRDIFTRIFYGARLSLGVGLLVIAIASLIGIVIGSISGYIGGAVDTIIMRFVDMVLAFPSLILAMALAAVLGPNLQNAMIAIAIVKVPVYIRLARAEALGLKEKLFVKAAETFGINKGIILIKHIIPNAIAPVIIQATLDVGDTILLIATLGFLGLGAQPPTPEWGAMISIGWTYLLTYWWYPVFPGVFLFLAAGALNLIGDGIRDVLDPKSAR
- a CDS encoding peptide ABC transporter permease, whose translation is MLKMIAKRLGLLIFVIFGVTLVTFFMSHVIPGDPASMMAGQRASEETLQSIRAQLGLDQPVWIQYFYYMSDLLSGDLGTSIRTQRPVVEDLMTFFPATLELAIVAFIIAILIGIPLGVLAAIKKNTFWDHLSRVFSIGGVSIPVFFSGLIAILFFYGILGWLPSNGRISVDLNPPTHITGFYIIDSLLTFDMAALKSSLQHILLPALVLSYAQLAIITRQVRASMLEVMNQEYIRTAIANGIKGRLLIISYALRNALIPTVTVIGVAFGSLLGGAVVTETIFGWPGMGKFVVDSIEYLDFPAMMGFTIVISIGYVLINLIVDIIYGLLNPQLKR